The following proteins are co-located in the Scylla paramamosain isolate STU-SP2022 chromosome 37, ASM3559412v1, whole genome shotgun sequence genome:
- the LOC135091457 gene encoding RNA-binding protein 41-like has translation MASITYSNAKKYRYLGQDEEEPEQCQGETLRQKILKDLLQKQLSKHISLEHQLHNQKKFVRSVCEESVTANTSGLASFQDFKSVESLLNVKQTLKSCGLTESEIQLLLGEETQSSHLEAPHARRQRLEAIEDKIVHHRSYLETSLQAHNQTSSNALLEETQGVPVSGEAPQPNPHQDFLPEGHPMNHLQEIAEKLFPPEKSEQIHGEEHTGKKRQQDEALGSAKPKKNRNENPSCIYLTEKPKSYWDMQQIPKVIKGSANHLGAPLPQSPGKCIMGSSNDKNKILLHVTKTGTSAKVDLTKPFIMSLDPEDLIPLATIKANKKSIQELRDMEKFRNYNEGTPSSTLFIKNLSPSVSPKDLASLMGHFESTHGQKILYRILGGRMKGQAFVTFPDEEAASNALRLCTGYMLHGKPVVAVFGKKS, from the coding sequence ATGGCTTCAATAACATACAGTAATGCCAAAAAGTACCGTTATCTGGgccaggatgaggaggagcctGAGCAGTGCCAGGGGGAGACCCTGAGACAGAAAATCTTGAAGGATCTTTTACAGAAGCAATTGTCCAAGCACATTTCTCTAGAACACCAGCTGCACAACCAAAAGAAGTTTGTCAGGTCAGTATGTGAGGAATCTGTCACAGCAAACACCAGTGGCCTTGCATCTTTTCAAGATTTCAAGAGTGTGGAGTCACTTCTAAATGTAAAGCAGACATTAAAATCATGTGGTCTCACAGAGTCTGAAATCCAACTACTACTTGGTGAAGAGACCCAGAGCTCCCACCTTGAGGCTCCTCATGCTAGGAGGCAGCGGCTGGAGGCCATTGAAGATAAAATAGTGCATCACAGAAGTTATCTAGAGACTTCCCTCCAGGCACACAATCAGACCTCTAGTAATGCTTTGTTGGAAGAGACCCAAGGAGTGCCTGTTTCTGGTGAGGCTCCACAGCCAAACCCACACCAAGACTTCCTCCCAGAGGGCCACCCCATGAATCACTTACAAGAGATAGCAGAGAAGCTATTCCCTCCAGAGAAGTCAGAGCAGATCCATGGTGAGGAACACACTGGGAAAAAGAGACAACAGGATGAAGCATTGGGTTCAGCTAAACCCAAgaagaatagaaatgaaaatccATCCTGTATTTATTTGACTGAAAAACCAAAGTCCTATTGGGATATGCAACAAATACCAAAGGTAATCAAAGGTAGTGCCAATCATCTGGGTGCTCCCCTTCCCCAGTCACCAGGGAAGTGTATCATGGGCAGCAGCAATGACAAGAACAAGATATTACTTCATGTAACCAAAACTGGTACCAGTGCAAAGGTAGATCTGACTAAACCTTTCATCATGAGTCTTGACCCAGAAGATCTTATTCCATTGGCAAcaataaaagcaaacaaaaaaagtatCCAAGAATTAAGAGACATGGAAAAATTCAGAAATTATAATGAAGGAACACCATCATCCACTCTGTTCATAAAAAACCTCTCTCCAAGTGTTTCTCCAAAGGACTTGGCTTCTCTGATGGGCCACTTTGAGTCCACTCATGGCCAAAAAATCCTGTACAGAATCTTGGGAGGCCGTATGAAGGGCCAAGCATTTGTCACCTTCCCTGATGAGGAGGCAGCTTCTAATGCCCTCAGGCTGTGCACTGGCTACATGCTGCATGGTAAACCAGTGGTGGCAGTGTTTGGCAAGAAGTCATAG